Proteins encoded within one genomic window of Halodesulfurarchaeum formicicum:
- a CDS encoding DUF7857 domain-containing protein: MECDTQATAVDGTALVTAVIENPHDEPARFRLRNELDGPVWPPRRRGHPEAGWDENGYEGVLEPGERRALGYAVPAAAQAEPATIAWTEPAEATDSEPTAETAARSFRDPRPPRSVISPPGRRLDEGTTGERP; the protein is encoded by the coding sequence ATGGAGTGTGACACCCAGGCCACCGCCGTCGACGGGACGGCACTCGTCACGGCGGTCATCGAAAACCCCCACGACGAGCCGGCTCGGTTCCGGCTCCGGAACGAACTGGATGGCCCGGTCTGGCCACCCCGACGTCGCGGGCACCCGGAAGCTGGCTGGGACGAAAACGGCTACGAGGGCGTCCTCGAACCGGGCGAACGCCGCGCGCTGGGGTATGCTGTACCGGCCGCCGCCCAAGCGGAGCCCGCGACCATCGCCTGGACCGAACCCGCCGAGGCGACCGATTCAGAGCCCACTGCGGAGACGGCGGCCCGCTCCTTTCGGGACCCGCGGCCGCCTCGAAGCGTCATTTCCCCGCCCGGGCGACGGCTCGACGAGGGTACCACGGGGGAGCGGCCGTGA
- a CDS encoding HIT family protein — protein MTECIFCAIATGDAPATTIRKDDRTMAFLDANPLAPGHTLVIPTTHAERLEDLDPETAHAIMDRLRELAPAIEAAVDADATTIGFNNGRAAGQEVPHVHGHIIPRFDGDGGGPIHAVLPRGPDRDAGDPEAIARAITDHLQD, from the coding sequence ATGACCGAGTGCATCTTCTGTGCGATTGCCACCGGCGACGCCCCGGCCACGACGATCCGCAAGGACGACCGGACGATGGCCTTTCTCGACGCGAACCCGCTCGCTCCGGGCCACACGCTCGTGATTCCGACAACCCACGCCGAACGACTCGAAGACCTCGACCCGGAGACGGCCCACGCGATCATGGACCGACTTCGCGAACTCGCGCCGGCGATCGAGGCGGCCGTCGATGCCGATGCCACCACCATCGGGTTCAACAACGGCCGGGCGGCCGGGCAGGAAGTCCCGCACGTGCACGGGCACATCATCCCTCGCTTCGACGGCGACGGTGGCGGCCCGATTCACGCCGTGCTGCCGCGAGGGCCCGATCGGGACGCGGGCGACCCCGAAGCGATCGCGCGGGCGATCACCGACCACCTTCAGGACTGA
- a CDS encoding DUF7858 family protein encodes MALSDIAEGVTATHAQEDRGVAVVDRTDASLSTVLAPYAESLPCGAETAATVVSTYVSGTSVGEAATAAGVAPITAAKTLHRLGFEGLSPLSPLQREICEDWLSGSLTRIEAQELADVGDRAFALGAYIETHDPIPGANETLQDTLSTDGDAMVEKRDALADTMTAASDLL; translated from the coding sequence ATGGCACTTTCGGACATCGCCGAGGGGGTGACCGCCACCCACGCCCAGGAGGACCGGGGCGTCGCGGTCGTGGATCGGACGGACGCCTCGCTTTCGACCGTCCTCGCGCCCTACGCCGAGTCCCTTCCCTGTGGGGCCGAGACCGCGGCGACGGTAGTCTCCACGTACGTCAGTGGAACTAGCGTGGGCGAGGCGGCCACGGCCGCGGGTGTCGCGCCGATCACGGCCGCAAAGACCCTCCACCGCCTGGGATTCGAGGGGCTCTCGCCGCTGTCGCCCCTGCAGCGGGAGATCTGTGAGGACTGGCTCTCGGGCTCGCTCACTCGAATCGAGGCCCAGGAACTCGCCGACGTGGGCGATCGGGCCTTCGCGCTCGGGGCCTACATCGAGACTCACGACCCGATTCCGGGCGCGAACGAGACCCTTCAGGACACACTCTCGACCGACGGTGACGCCATGGTCGAGAAACGCGACGCCCTCGCGGATACGATGACTGCCGCGAGTGATCTGCTCTAG
- a CDS encoding DUF7856 family protein, giving the protein MRVRVAGDERVGQAVDLRSAAVEPGQLSAALADPSAEWIDAPAPTPPHDAVGLLQPGMELDLRTALAAAGRSLGLVAPQAAEIARLDREIAAIEPDSPDLRAARHRAAEAGADVAALEEQVARTSGRLAARREADLPTEAVQAKLDDLTRKLTEAETEQIAAQEALERAEAAAQAARDARARRLSLVDRRENRRREARAWFLDALAEPFERALASLPGDAAPTPPASFDGPTLTGALAVARIADLSTPVVLVDGPFETAVEARAALDAPVVLASV; this is encoded by the coding sequence ATGAGGGTCCGCGTGGCCGGCGACGAGCGAGTCGGCCAGGCGGTTGATTTGCGGTCGGCAGCCGTCGAACCCGGCCAGCTCTCGGCAGCCCTGGCGGATCCGAGCGCCGAGTGGATCGACGCCCCAGCCCCGACACCGCCCCACGACGCCGTCGGACTGCTGCAGCCAGGGATGGAGTTGGACCTGCGGACGGCACTGGCGGCTGCCGGTCGCTCGCTGGGACTGGTCGCGCCCCAGGCCGCGGAAATCGCCCGACTCGACCGAGAGATCGCGGCGATCGAGCCAGACTCGCCCGATCTCCGGGCCGCCCGCCATCGGGCAGCCGAAGCCGGGGCCGACGTGGCCGCGCTGGAGGAGCAAGTGGCCCGGACGAGTGGCCGGCTGGCCGCCCGTCGCGAGGCCGATCTCCCGACGGAGGCAGTCCAGGCGAAACTGGACGACCTCACCCGAAAACTCACCGAGGCCGAGACCGAGCAGATCGCGGCTCAGGAGGCCCTTGAACGGGCCGAGGCGGCGGCCCAGGCGGCCCGAGACGCCAGAGCCAGACGCTTATCGCTGGTCGACCGGCGGGAGAACCGGCGGCGCGAAGCCCGGGCCTGGTTTCTCGACGCGCTCGCCGAGCCGTTCGAGCGGGCCCTGGCGAGCCTGCCCGGGGACGCGGCGCCGACACCGCCAGCCAGCTTTGACGGCCCAACGCTCACCGGCGCGCTGGCCGTCGCCCGCATCGCCGACCTCTCGACGCCGGTCGTGCTGGTCGACGGCCCCTTCGAGACCGCCGTCGAGGCGCGGGCGGCACTCGACGCCCCGGTCGTGCTGGCGAGCGTTTAA
- a CDS encoding DUF7855 family protein: MLLVIAYSSAARQQLRNTERAFEDVFHRRFGRVGLLAETELGALLALRLWERHGPDVQLARTEPLNEFSDVPEPVRNAAAAYADRDSPQTPYAKFAAGTEHPPLERLRDREL, from the coding sequence GTGTTGTTGGTCATCGCCTATTCGTCGGCCGCCCGCCAGCAACTCCGGAACACCGAGCGGGCGTTCGAAGACGTCTTTCACCGCCGTTTCGGTCGCGTGGGGCTGCTCGCGGAGACGGAACTGGGGGCACTGCTGGCGTTGCGACTCTGGGAACGACACGGCCCGGACGTGCAACTGGCCCGAACCGAGCCGCTCAACGAGTTCAGCGACGTCCCGGAGCCGGTTCGAAACGCGGCGGCTGCCTACGCCGATCGGGACTCGCCGCAGACGCCGTACGCGAAGTTCGCCGCCGGGACGGAACACCCGCCGCTCGAGCGGCTTCGCGATCGCGAGCTATGA
- a CDS encoding DUF7854 family protein: protein MDRIAALRTVEEALAAFEQGEIDLDTMEARVQGTLRTYATEFDDGRLGAYRATGEQAAEGLIVVAETPTEARERVLELLAPDEPDFEVEPVD from the coding sequence ATGGATCGCATCGCGGCACTTCGGACCGTCGAGGAGGCCCTGGCGGCCTTCGAGCAGGGCGAGATCGACCTCGACACGATGGAAGCCCGGGTCCAGGGCACGCTGCGCACCTACGCCACCGAGTTCGACGACGGCCGCCTGGGAGCCTATCGAGCGACCGGCGAGCAGGCCGCCGAGGGACTTATCGTCGTCGCCGAAACCCCGACGGAGGCCCGGGAGCGAGTCCTGGAACTCCTGGCCCCCGACGAGCCCGACTTCGAGGTCGAGCCCGTGGACTGA
- the ileS gene encoding isoleucine--tRNA ligase, whose product MTHFDGDVPDQYDPQAVEQRVFEYWEDVDAYEATKDYRADGEDFFFVDGPPYTSGAAHMGTTWNKTLKDAHIRFRRMQGYDVTDRPGYDMHGLPIETKVEEKLGFENKQDIQDFGEQRFIEECKAFAEEQLEGLQSDFQSFGVWMDWENPYKTVNPEYMESAWWAFEQAHERGLVEQGQRSINQCPRCETAIANNEVEYEEVADPSIYVKFPLSDRDGSLVIWTTTPWTIPANTFIAVSPDLTYAEVAATKDGDSEILYVEESLVESVLEAGRYTDYEIRATYEGEELVGWEYDHPLREEVPAAPDFEGAGQVYTADYVEAEDTGLVHSAPGHGEVDFERGQELGLAVFCPVGEDGVFTAQAGTYAGEYVKDADEQIIADLDRRGHLLARETEHHSYGHCWRCDTPIIQIVTDQWYITITDVKEDLLANIEETEWHPDWARDSRFRDFVAEAPDWNVSRQRYWGIPIPIWTPADWDGDMDDVLVIGTREELARRVDQAVDPDSVDLHKGTVDDLTITEDGRTYTRVPDVFDVWLDSSVASWGTLSYPSETEAFEDLWPADLIMEAHDQTRGWFWSQLGMGTAAMDQVPYEEVLMHGHALMPDGRAMSKSKNITVEPGEVMDEYGADPMRMFLLSVTPQGEDMRFSWEATETMQRDLNILWNAFRFPLPYMEMDGIDPMDLSPAEESLERIDRWLLSRLQAVEETADAAWADFEQHRALDAILDFVVEDVSRYYIQVVRERMWETEDTASKRAAYATLAAVLRESIALLAPYAPFITEELYQRLTGAAGLTSVHMLDWPEPDPDLRDESLEAAIEHVRQIEEAGSRARQDAGRKLRWPVTRIVVDATEDAVVDTLADYDDLLAERLNARRIEVVEPGADWDELAYTATADMSELGPAFGDQAHAVMEALNAARVDEPDISALEAAVEAELGESVSLTESMVTFEEVPPESVAGTDFEGGRVYVDATLTEDVESEGYAREIIRRAQEMRKDLDLAMDAEVALEIVIYDERVGQLVARHEDLIADEVRAVEIDDIEDGHRETWEVEGIQIELAIDPV is encoded by the coding sequence ATGACACACTTCGACGGGGACGTCCCCGACCAGTACGACCCGCAGGCCGTCGAACAGCGGGTCTTCGAGTACTGGGAGGACGTGGACGCCTACGAGGCGACCAAGGACTATCGGGCCGACGGGGAGGATTTCTTCTTCGTCGACGGGCCGCCCTACACCTCCGGGGCCGCCCACATGGGCACGACCTGGAACAAGACCCTGAAGGACGCCCATATCCGCTTCCGGCGGATGCAGGGCTATGACGTGACCGACCGGCCGGGCTATGACATGCACGGCCTGCCCATCGAGACGAAAGTCGAGGAGAAACTGGGCTTCGAGAACAAACAGGACATCCAGGACTTCGGCGAGCAGCGGTTCATCGAGGAGTGCAAGGCTTTCGCCGAGGAGCAACTCGAGGGGCTTCAGTCTGACTTCCAGTCCTTCGGGGTCTGGATGGACTGGGAGAACCCCTACAAGACGGTGAACCCCGAGTACATGGAGTCGGCCTGGTGGGCCTTCGAGCAGGCCCACGAGCGGGGGCTCGTCGAGCAGGGCCAGCGCTCGATCAACCAGTGTCCGCGGTGTGAGACCGCCATCGCCAACAACGAGGTCGAGTACGAGGAGGTCGCGGACCCCTCGATCTACGTGAAATTCCCGCTCTCGGATCGGGACGGCTCCCTGGTCATCTGGACGACCACGCCCTGGACGATCCCCGCGAACACTTTCATCGCCGTCTCGCCCGACCTCACGTACGCCGAAGTCGCCGCCACCAAAGACGGGGACAGCGAGATCCTCTACGTCGAGGAGTCCCTCGTCGAGTCCGTCCTGGAGGCCGGTCGCTACACCGACTACGAGATCCGGGCGACCTACGAGGGCGAGGAACTGGTCGGCTGGGAGTACGACCACCCGCTGCGCGAGGAAGTCCCGGCGGCTCCGGACTTCGAGGGGGCCGGACAGGTCTATACCGCGGATTACGTCGAAGCCGAGGACACCGGGCTGGTTCACTCCGCGCCCGGACACGGGGAGGTCGACTTCGAACGCGGCCAGGAACTCGGGCTGGCGGTGTTCTGTCCGGTCGGCGAGGACGGGGTCTTCACGGCGCAGGCCGGAACCTACGCCGGCGAGTACGTCAAGGACGCCGACGAGCAGATCATCGCCGACCTGGACCGGCGGGGCCACCTGCTCGCCCGGGAGACCGAACACCACTCCTACGGGCACTGCTGGCGGTGTGACACCCCGATCATCCAGATCGTGACCGACCAGTGGTACATCACGATCACCGACGTGAAGGAAGACCTGCTCGCGAACATCGAGGAGACCGAGTGGCACCCCGACTGGGCCCGCGACAGCCGGTTCCGTGATTTCGTCGCGGAGGCTCCGGACTGGAACGTCTCCCGACAGCGCTACTGGGGAATTCCGATCCCGATCTGGACGCCGGCAGACTGGGACGGCGATATGGACGACGTGCTGGTGATCGGCACGCGCGAGGAGCTGGCCCGGCGGGTCGATCAGGCGGTCGATCCCGACTCGGTCGACCTGCACAAGGGCACGGTCGATGATCTCACCATCACGGAAGACGGGCGGACCTACACCCGTGTCCCGGACGTCTTCGACGTGTGGCTGGACTCCTCTGTGGCCTCCTGGGGCACGCTCTCCTACCCCTCCGAAACCGAGGCCTTCGAGGACCTCTGGCCGGCGGATCTCATCATGGAGGCCCACGACCAGACCCGGGGCTGGTTCTGGTCGCAACTCGGGATGGGCACCGCCGCGATGGACCAGGTCCCCTACGAGGAGGTGCTGATGCATGGCCACGCGCTGATGCCCGACGGCCGGGCGATGTCCAAGTCCAAGAACATCACCGTCGAGCCGGGCGAGGTCATGGACGAGTACGGCGCGGACCCGATGCGGATGTTCCTGCTCTCGGTCACCCCACAGGGCGAGGACATGCGATTCTCCTGGGAGGCGACCGAGACGATGCAGCGGGACCTCAACATCCTCTGGAACGCCTTCCGCTTCCCGCTGCCGTACATGGAGATGGACGGCATCGACCCGATGGATCTCTCCCCGGCCGAGGAGTCCCTGGAGCGCATCGACCGGTGGCTGCTCTCCCGCCTGCAGGCCGTCGAAGAAACCGCCGACGCGGCCTGGGCGGACTTCGAGCAACACCGGGCCCTCGATGCGATTCTCGACTTCGTCGTCGAGGACGTCTCGCGGTACTACATTCAGGTGGTCCGCGAGCGCATGTGGGAGACCGAGGACACCGCCTCCAAGCGGGCGGCTTACGCGACCCTGGCGGCGGTCCTTCGGGAGTCCATCGCCCTGCTCGCGCCCTACGCCCCGTTCATCACCGAGGAGCTCTACCAGCGGCTGACCGGTGCTGCTGGCCTCACCTCCGTCCACATGCTCGACTGGCCCGAACCCGACCCCGACCTGCGCGATGAATCTCTGGAAGCGGCCATCGAGCACGTCCGACAGATCGAGGAGGCCGGCTCCCGGGCGCGCCAGGACGCGGGGCGAAAGCTCCGGTGGCCGGTCACCAGGATCGTCGTCGACGCCACCGAGGACGCCGTCGTGGACACCCTCGCCGACTACGACGACCTGCTCGCCGAGCGGCTGAACGCCCGCCGGATCGAGGTCGTCGAACCCGGGGCGGACTGGGACGAACTCGCCTACACCGCGACTGCGGACATGAGCGAACTCGGGCCGGCCTTCGGCGATCAGGCCCACGCGGTGATGGAGGCACTGAACGCGGCCCGGGTCGACGAACCCGACATTTCGGCCCTGGAAGCGGCCGTCGAGGCCGAGTTGGGCGAGTCGGTCTCGCTCACCGAGTCGATGGTCACCTTCGAGGAAGTCCCGCCGGAGTCGGTCGCCGGAACCGACTTCGAGGGCGGCCGGGTGTACGTCGACGCCACGCTCACCGAGGACGTCGAGAGCGAGGGGTATGCCCGCGAGATCATCCGTCGCGCACAGGAGATGCGCAAGGACCTCGACCTGGCGATGGACGCCGAAGTGGCCCTGGAAATCGTGATTTACGACGAACGGGTCGGTCAACTCGTCGCTCGTCACGAGGACCTGATCGCAGACGAGGTCAGGGCCGTCGAAATCGATGACATCGAGGACGGCCACCGGGAGACCTGGGAGGTCGAAGGCATCCAGATCGAACTGGCGATCGACCCGGTCTAG
- the prs gene encoding ribose-phosphate diphosphokinase translates to MIVPGSSSQEVATELAAALGEQLAEVEYRRFPDGEQLVQVPELDGRAIVVAATETSDAHIQLLQLQDAVREAGATEVITVIPYMGYARQDEAFETGQPVSARAMARAISTGTDRVLTVCPHEPAIQEFFTVPTTVIDAAGRLAEPLPDLNDPIFLAPDQGAIDLAATVRDAYGRGETDAFEKHRDRETGAVEIQPANLDVADRDLVVVDDIVATGGTMSAAIGALGAEPDRVFVATVHPLLADSARTKLANAGVKAVYGTDTIERAVTAVSVAPAIAEEL, encoded by the coding sequence ATGATCGTTCCCGGCAGCAGTTCCCAGGAAGTCGCCACCGAACTCGCCGCCGCCCTCGGCGAACAACTGGCCGAGGTCGAGTATCGACGGTTCCCGGACGGCGAACAGCTCGTACAGGTCCCCGAACTGGACGGGCGAGCTATCGTGGTCGCGGCCACGGAGACCAGCGACGCACACATCCAGTTGCTCCAGCTCCAGGACGCCGTCCGGGAGGCCGGGGCGACGGAGGTCATCACCGTCATCCCCTACATGGGCTATGCCCGCCAGGACGAGGCCTTCGAGACCGGCCAGCCCGTCTCGGCCCGCGCGATGGCCCGCGCGATCAGCACCGGTACCGACCGGGTCCTGACCGTCTGCCCGCACGAACCCGCGATTCAGGAGTTCTTCACCGTGCCGACGACGGTCATCGACGCCGCGGGCCGGCTGGCCGAACCGCTGCCGGACCTCAACGACCCGATCTTCCTCGCCCCCGACCAGGGCGCGATCGACCTCGCGGCGACTGTGAGGGACGCCTACGGCCGGGGTGAGACCGACGCCTTCGAGAAACACCGCGACCGGGAGACCGGAGCGGTCGAGATCCAGCCCGCCAACCTCGACGTGGCGGATCGCGATCTGGTCGTCGTCGACGACATCGTCGCCACCGGGGGGACGATGAGCGCGGCCATCGGCGCACTCGGTGCGGAACCGGACCGGGTGTTCGTCGCGACCGTCCATCCCCTGCTGGCCGACAGCGCACGGACGAAACTCGCAAACGCGGGCGTAAAAGCAGTGTATGGCACCGACACGATCGAACGAGCAGTCACCGCAGTCAGTGTTGCGCCGGCGATTGCCGAAGAGCTCTAG
- a CDS encoding nucleotide-binding protein: protein MIVTVCGGKGGVGTSTVALNLAAELDAVLVDADLGMADQPTDGGPTLFDVLAGRVDPLAAVRTEWAVGVLPAGRSLAGARSVEPKALASVLETLAETYEHVIVDAPAGFAADTALPIVAADCCVLVTTPDPATLADTVRTRSLARELGTDLGAIVLNRADRTRESVTETLGGPQFAVPETAAIHEAQAAGLPVSLHDDQNAGHFEPLAGHVRTLARDRRQTET from the coding sequence GTGATCGTCACCGTCTGCGGGGGCAAAGGCGGCGTCGGCACTAGTACGGTTGCGCTCAACCTGGCCGCCGAACTCGACGCGGTACTGGTCGATGCCGACCTGGGGATGGCCGACCAGCCGACGGACGGTGGGCCAACGCTTTTCGACGTGCTCGCGGGTCGAGTCGACCCGCTGGCGGCCGTCCGGACGGAGTGGGCGGTCGGGGTGCTGCCGGCCGGTCGGTCCCTGGCCGGCGCTCGGTCAGTCGAGCCCAAAGCGCTCGCCTCGGTGCTGGAGACTCTCGCGGAGACCTACGAGCACGTGATCGTCGACGCCCCGGCCGGGTTCGCGGCCGATACCGCGCTGCCGATCGTGGCGGCTGATTGCTGTGTGCTGGTGACGACTCCCGATCCGGCGACGCTGGCGGATACGGTCCGAACTCGGTCGCTGGCCCGTGAACTCGGCACCGACCTGGGCGCGATCGTGCTCAATCGGGCCGACCGCACGCGGGAGTCGGTGACCGAGACCCTCGGCGGGCCGCAGTTTGCCGTTCCCGAGACGGCCGCCATTCACGAGGCTCAGGCCGCCGGGCTCCCCGTTTCGCTGCACGACGACCAGAACGCCGGTCACTTCGAGCCGCTGGCTGGGCACGTGCGAACGCTGGCTCGTGATCGGCGACAAACAGAAACGTAG
- a CDS encoding ParA family protein — translation MQPESVGFVGTVGGVGTTWSVLELGGVLAREGQDVLVLDLDFATQGLGRHVDGTVPVDATELLADPSTELADAVHEWPTDGEGRFEVVPALAPFVQIAAAKSEAAGERVAERIETGTERADWVLLDVPPVVSNQAIGAATAADRVVAVMPPSERGVDALQRERGRLADVGTAFDSVLAVGDGEPPADATASLPARPDGAPAHRPATLESSGRFVRAARTAAATLFDLDVDTSSGDSPIGRLGTLGEKLRN, via the coding sequence ATGCAGCCCGAGAGTGTTGGATTCGTCGGTACCGTCGGCGGGGTTGGAACCACCTGGTCGGTCCTCGAACTCGGCGGGGTTCTCGCCCGCGAGGGCCAGGATGTCCTCGTTTTGGACCTGGACTTCGCGACCCAGGGCCTGGGCCGGCACGTGGACGGCACCGTCCCGGTCGACGCGACCGAACTGCTCGCCGATCCCAGTACCGAACTCGCGGACGCCGTCCACGAGTGGCCGACCGACGGCGAGGGCCGGTTCGAGGTGGTCCCGGCACTGGCCCCGTTCGTCCAGATCGCCGCGGCAAAGTCCGAAGCGGCCGGCGAGCGGGTGGCCGAGCGAATCGAGACGGGGACCGAGCGGGCCGACTGGGTGCTGCTCGACGTGCCGCCGGTCGTCTCGAACCAGGCCATCGGGGCCGCCACCGCCGCCGATCGAGTCGTCGCCGTAATGCCCCCGAGCGAACGGGGCGTCGACGCCCTCCAGCGCGAGCGGGGGCGACTCGCGGACGTCGGGACTGCCTTCGATTCGGTCCTCGCGGTCGGCGACGGTGAGCCGCCGGCCGACGCGACCGCTTCGCTCCCGGCACGCCCCGACGGCGCGCCGGCCCATCGACCGGCGACACTCGAATCGAGCGGCCGCTTCGTCCGCGCCGCGAGAACGGCGGCCGCGACGCTGTTTGATCTGGATGTCGACACTTCGAGTGGCGACTCGCCGATCGGGCGACTCGGCACGCTCGGCGAGAAACTGCGAAACTAG
- the glmM gene encoding phosphoglucosamine mutase codes for MQVFGSSGTRGRVTEELTPEFVLRVAAAAGTVWGADRIALGRDTRLTGPMLANAAASGLASVGADVDRLGVVPTPALQAYAAAEGIPAVMVTASHNPAPYNGIKLVGADGVELSIERLEAIESVLLDGSQTHAAWDRTGTDRRIEGARRRYREELLAAVDREAIAGADLTVALDPGHGAGALTSPDFFRELGCSVRTVNAHPDGHFPGRDPEPVAKNLGDLGDLVRATDADVGIAHDGDADRAIFFDEHGEYIEGDATLAALADAALGPGDTTVSAVNVSQRLVDVAQSSGADLELTPIGSTQIMTRIRELQSAGETVPVAGEGNGGVIFPAYRINRDGAYTAARFLSLLVDRPASEVVEPYDGYANVRENVHYADEAERATLVEAAGEWARNADGEVSTIDGYRVDFGDAWVLARPSGTEPVVRVYAEAREASRARELADRLVAVLEAAAGE; via the coding sequence ATGCAGGTATTCGGGTCGAGTGGCACCCGTGGGCGGGTGACAGAGGAGCTGACTCCCGAGTTCGTGCTCCGGGTGGCGGCCGCGGCGGGCACCGTCTGGGGGGCCGACCGCATCGCGCTCGGCCGGGACACGCGACTGACCGGGCCGATGCTTGCAAACGCCGCCGCGAGCGGGCTCGCAAGTGTGGGCGCGGACGTGGACCGTCTCGGCGTGGTTCCCACACCGGCGCTCCAGGCCTACGCCGCGGCCGAAGGGATCCCGGCAGTCATGGTGACGGCCTCGCACAACCCGGCGCCGTACAACGGGATCAAACTCGTCGGCGCGGACGGCGTCGAACTCTCGATCGAACGGCTCGAAGCCATCGAATCGGTGCTGCTCGACGGCAGCCAGACCCATGCCGCCTGGGATCGAACGGGCACGGATCGACGGATCGAGGGCGCCCGGCGTCGCTATCGCGAGGAACTACTCGCGGCGGTCGATCGGGAGGCCATCGCTGGGGCCGATCTCACGGTGGCGCTGGATCCGGGCCACGGGGCCGGCGCGCTCACGAGCCCCGATTTCTTCCGTGAACTGGGCTGCTCGGTCCGGACGGTCAACGCCCACCCGGACGGTCACTTCCCCGGTCGTGATCCCGAACCGGTCGCGAAGAACCTGGGCGATCTGGGTGACCTTGTCAGGGCCACCGACGCCGACGTGGGCATCGCCCACGACGGGGACGCCGATCGAGCCATCTTCTTCGACGAGCACGGGGAGTACATCGAGGGTGATGCGACCCTCGCGGCGCTCGCCGATGCGGCCCTCGGACCGGGAGATACCACCGTTTCGGCGGTCAACGTCTCTCAGCGCCTGGTCGACGTGGCCCAGTCTTCGGGGGCGGACCTCGAACTCACACCCATCGGAAGCACCCAGATCATGACCCGTATCCGCGAGTTGCAGTCCGCCGGCGAGACGGTTCCGGTCGCGGGCGAGGGCAACGGCGGCGTGATCTTCCCGGCGTATCGCATCAACCGGGACGGCGCCTACACGGCGGCTCGCTTTCTCTCACTGCTGGTCGATCGCCCCGCGAGCGAGGTCGTCGAGCCCTACGACGGCTACGCGAACGTCCGGGAGAACGTCCACTACGCGGACGAGGCCGAGCGGGCGACCCTCGTGGAGGCCGCAGGCGAGTGGGCCCGCAACGCCGACGGCGAGGTGAGCACGATCGATGGCTATCGCGTTGACTTCGGCGACGCGTGGGTGCTGGCCCGACCCAGCGGAACCGAACCGGTGGTCCGGGTCTACGCGGAGGCCAGGGAAGCGTCTCGGGCGCGTGAGTTGGCCGACCGGCTCGTCGCGGTCCTCGAAGCCGCGGCCGGTGAGTAA
- a CDS encoding transcription initiation factor IIB, whose product MSATETVRTCPECAGALRVDGTETICTECGLVVDEDRIDRGPEWRNFEDGPDRRRTGAPLSRSRHDRGLSTEIGHSNRVTGRKRRRLSRMRTQHDRSKVRSTAERNQIYGFTEIRRVTAALSLPTDIRDQACVLFETAQDESLFPGRSLEGFAAAAVYAVCRTNGLARTTEEITGTAKASPEEFQAAYDAMNRELELPTGPIDPGEYLPRFATELGLGSDVEAAARSLLDSTPQAEIGGRNPSGVAAAALYAVTDVDEGGPTQVEAAELAGVTPVTLRSAARVLVD is encoded by the coding sequence ATGAGCGCAACCGAGACGGTACGGACTTGCCCCGAATGTGCAGGCGCCCTTCGCGTGGACGGCACCGAGACGATCTGTACCGAGTGTGGCCTCGTCGTGGACGAGGACCGGATCGACCGCGGGCCGGAGTGGCGAAACTTCGAGGACGGCCCCGACCGCCGGCGGACTGGCGCGCCGCTCTCCCGCTCGCGGCACGATCGGGGCCTCTCCACGGAAATCGGGCACTCGAACCGGGTGACTGGCCGGAAACGCCGCCGGCTCAGCCGGATGCGCACCCAGCACGATCGGTCGAAAGTGCGCTCGACGGCCGAGCGCAACCAGATCTACGGGTTCACCGAGATTCGTCGAGTCACCGCCGCGCTCTCGCTGCCGACCGACATTCGCGATCAAGCTTGCGTGCTCTTCGAGACGGCCCAGGACGAGTCGCTGTTCCCGGGTCGCTCCCTGGAGGGATTCGCCGCAGCGGCGGTGTACGCAGTGTGTCGCACGAACGGGCTCGCCCGCACGACCGAGGAGATCACCGGGACCGCAAAGGCCAGTCCCGAGGAGTTCCAGGCGGCCTACGACGCGATGAACCGCGAGCTCGAGCTCCCGACCGGCCCGATCGATCCCGGCGAGTATCTCCCCCGGTTCGCGACGGAACTGGGCCTGGGCTCGGACGTGGAGGCGGCGGCCCGGTCGCTCCTCGATTCGACCCCGCAAGCCGAGATCGGCGGCCGCAATCCGAGTGGCGTCGCCGCGGCCGCCCTCTATGCCGTCACCGACGTGGACGAAGGCGGCCCCACGCAGGTCGAAGCCGCCGAACTGGCCGGTGTAACCCCGGTCACCCTCCGCTCCGCCGCTCGCGTCCTGGTCGACTGA